The following are encoded together in the Terriglobia bacterium genome:
- the rpsI gene encoding 30S ribosomal protein S9 — translation MAETVEYYGTGRRKSSIARVFLRPGSGEFKVNNLPFERYFVTETQRILARRPLVLTETTGSFNVLATVNGGGVNGQAGAVKMGIARALLVFNPELRARLKAEGFLTRDSRAKERKKYGQKGARKRFQFSKR, via the coding sequence ATGGCTGAAACTGTCGAATATTACGGTACGGGGCGGCGCAAATCGAGCATCGCCCGCGTGTTTCTTCGTCCAGGCAGCGGCGAGTTTAAAGTCAACAACCTGCCGTTTGAGCGCTACTTCGTAACCGAGACGCAGCGCATATTGGCTCGGCGGCCGCTGGTCCTGACCGAAACCACCGGCAGCTTCAACGTCCTCGCCACCGTCAATGGCGGCGGCGTCAACGGGCAGGCGGGCGCCGTGAAAATGGGTATTGCCCGCGCCCTGCTGGTGTTCAATCCCGAACTGAGGGCCCGCCTGAAGGCGGAAGGCTTCCTGACGCGCGATTCCCGCGCCAAGGAACGCAAGAAATATGGCCAAAAAGGCGCAAGAAAGCGCTTCCAGTTCAGCAAACGATGA
- the rpsB gene encoding 30S ribosomal protein S2 has protein sequence MATITMKELLEAGVHFGHQTKRWNPKMKEYIFGERNGIYIIDLQKTLKMFKEASKFVQDMAAEGKILMFVGTKRQAQDAIAEEAQRCHMYYVNQRWLGGLLTNWITIQKSVKRLKELDEMATDGRYELLPKKEVIKLERERKHLQANLAGIKDLSRLPDAIFVIDSNKEQIAVREARKLGIPVVAVVDTNCDPSEVDYVIPGNDDALRAIRLFASKIAESVIEGSQAATDKQVAEVQAAQQAEAAAAATAGPTGEVAADTGEDVSMEDVLGGGVRKQPAPADVEADVPDARHAEAHTQ, from the coding sequence TTGGCTACCATCACCATGAAGGAGTTGCTCGAAGCGGGCGTCCACTTCGGGCACCAGACCAAGCGCTGGAATCCCAAGATGAAGGAGTACATCTTCGGCGAGCGCAACGGCATTTACATCATTGACCTGCAAAAAACGCTGAAGATGTTCAAGGAAGCGTCCAAGTTCGTGCAGGACATGGCCGCCGAAGGCAAGATCCTGATGTTCGTCGGCACCAAGCGCCAGGCGCAGGATGCCATCGCCGAAGAGGCGCAGCGCTGCCATATGTACTACGTCAACCAGCGCTGGCTGGGCGGTCTGCTGACCAACTGGATCACGATTCAGAAATCGGTGAAGCGGCTCAAGGAACTCGACGAAATGGCCACCGACGGCCGTTACGAGCTGCTCCCCAAGAAGGAAGTCATCAAGCTCGAGCGCGAGCGCAAGCACCTGCAGGCAAACCTTGCCGGAATCAAGGATCTGTCGCGCCTGCCCGACGCCATTTTCGTGATCGACTCCAACAAGGAGCAGATCGCCGTGCGCGAGGCGCGCAAGCTGGGCATTCCGGTGGTCGCTGTCGTGGACACCAACTGCGACCCCAGCGAAGTGGATTACGTGATTCCCGGCAACGATGACGCGCTGCGTGCCATCCGGCTGTTCGCTTCCAAGATCGCCGAGTCGGTGATTGAAGGCTCGCAGGCCGCCACCGACAAGCAGGTCGCCGAAGTCCAGGCCGCGCAGCAGGCCGAAGCCGCTGCCGCCGCCACCGCCGGACCCACCGGCGAAGTGGCCGCCGATACTGGCGAAGACGTCAGCATGGAGGACGTATTGGGAGGCGGCGTGCGCAAGCAGCCTGCCCCGGCCGATGTCGAGGCCGACGTGCCCGACGCCCGCCACGCCGAGGCGCATACCCAGTAG